A genome region from Nocardiopsis exhalans includes the following:
- the paaD gene encoding 1,2-phenylacetyl-CoA epoxidase subunit PaaD produces the protein MVTSTSTSTSTDTGTGTARGTGAERNLWAAAAAVTDPELPMLTLADLGILREVAVEDDGTAAVWITPTYSGCPALAEMRVDVDRAVRAAGFEHVEVRTALSPAWTTDWITDEGRRKLTEHGISPPGGAPKRPAGPVPLTLMPTRTVPRCPLCGAADTEELSRFGATSCKSLHRCRACLEPFEHVKEI, from the coding sequence ATGGTAACCAGCACCAGCACCAGCACCAGCACGGACACCGGAACCGGCACGGCTCGGGGCACCGGGGCCGAGCGGAACCTGTGGGCGGCCGCCGCCGCGGTCACCGACCCCGAACTGCCCATGCTCACCCTCGCCGACCTCGGCATCCTGCGCGAGGTCGCGGTGGAGGACGACGGCACCGCCGCGGTGTGGATCACCCCCACCTACTCCGGCTGCCCCGCCCTCGCCGAGATGCGCGTGGACGTGGACCGCGCCGTGCGCGCCGCCGGGTTCGAGCACGTGGAGGTGCGCACCGCGCTCTCCCCGGCCTGGACCACCGACTGGATCACCGACGAGGGCAGGCGCAAGCTCACCGAGCACGGCATCTCCCCGCCCGGCGGTGCGCCCAAGCGCCCGGCGGGCCCCGTCCCGCTCACCCTGATGCCCACCCGTACCGTCCCGCGCTGCCCGCTGTGCGGCGCGGCCGACACCGAGGAACTGTCCCGGTTCGGCGCGACCTCCTGCAAGTCGCTGCACCGCTGCCGGGCCTGCCTCGAACCGTTCGAGCACGTCAAGGAGATCTGA
- a CDS encoding enoyl-CoA hydratase/isomerase family protein: MSEDKAAEFVEADGVATIRLNRPGLTRGAKEELLAAVREAVASTTARAVLFLGSDKAFCLGQDLAEHARILAETPGQALTTVREHYNRIVLGLEEIQVPLVVGIGGACVGAGMGFALAGDVRVAARRAKFGTAFTGIGLASDSGLAYRLVSSLGQARAMELMLLGTVFGAERARELGLVTEVVDDQDWETRAREVAVQLASGPTAAFVAAKREVRSAAGGEMDLPELLEEEAELQNQLGVTADHVGAVKAFLNKQKPTFTGQ; the protein is encoded by the coding sequence GTGAGTGAAGACAAGGCGGCGGAGTTCGTCGAGGCCGACGGGGTCGCCACCATCCGGCTGAACCGTCCGGGGCTGACCCGCGGGGCCAAGGAGGAGCTGCTGGCCGCGGTGCGTGAGGCAGTGGCGTCCACCACCGCCCGCGCGGTGCTGTTCCTGGGGTCGGACAAGGCGTTCTGCCTGGGCCAGGACCTGGCCGAGCACGCGCGGATCCTGGCGGAGACCCCCGGCCAGGCGCTGACCACGGTGCGCGAGCACTACAACAGGATCGTGCTGGGCCTGGAGGAGATCCAGGTCCCCCTCGTGGTCGGGATCGGCGGTGCCTGCGTGGGCGCCGGGATGGGGTTCGCCCTCGCCGGTGACGTGCGCGTGGCCGCCCGCAGGGCCAAGTTCGGGACGGCCTTCACCGGCATCGGTCTGGCCTCGGACTCGGGGTTGGCCTACCGCCTGGTGAGTTCGCTGGGCCAGGCGCGCGCCATGGAGCTGATGCTGCTGGGCACGGTGTTCGGCGCCGAGCGCGCCCGCGAGCTGGGCCTGGTCACCGAGGTCGTGGACGACCAGGACTGGGAGACGCGCGCCCGCGAGGTCGCCGTTCAGCTGGCCTCGGGTCCGACGGCGGCGTTCGTGGCGGCCAAGCGCGAGGTGCGCTCGGCGGCCGGGGGCGAGATGGACCTGCCCGAGCTGTTGGAGGAGGAGGCCGAGCTGCAGAACCAGCTCGGTGTGACCGCCGACCACGTCGGTGCGGTCAAGGCCTTCCTGAACAAGCAGAAGCCGACCTTCACGGGCCAGTAG
- the paaC gene encoding 1,2-phenylacetyl-CoA epoxidase subunit PaaC, whose product MSGENIFTGLTEEHDGDARWAFGTGFTEALAGVDTTLPAGVDGADLATYCQMLGDDALVQSQRLVQWVTDAPELEEEVALANIALDLLGQARLLLARAGQADGTGRDEDAFAYHRDPAQFRNTHLTEAPRGDFARAIATLLVLSSWRLAVFTRLAHSKDPVLSAIAAKGVNELAYHREYAVSWALRLGDGTPYSNERMREALAHVWPLTGELFATHPVEAALAAQGVGVDPASVREEVHEVLTQVLTAATLAAPEPFPESAVAGREGRHTSELAPLLEELQRVAREHPEATW is encoded by the coding sequence ATGAGTGGCGAGAACATTTTCACCGGACTGACCGAGGAGCACGACGGCGACGCCCGTTGGGCCTTCGGTACCGGTTTCACCGAGGCGCTCGCGGGCGTGGACACCACCCTTCCCGCGGGGGTGGACGGCGCTGACCTGGCGACCTACTGCCAGATGCTCGGCGACGACGCCCTCGTCCAGTCCCAGCGCCTCGTCCAGTGGGTGACCGACGCCCCCGAACTGGAGGAGGAGGTCGCCCTGGCCAACATCGCGCTGGACCTGCTCGGCCAGGCCCGGCTCCTGCTGGCCCGTGCCGGACAGGCCGACGGTACCGGCCGCGACGAGGACGCCTTCGCCTACCACCGCGACCCCGCGCAGTTCCGCAACACGCACCTGACCGAGGCCCCGCGCGGCGACTTCGCCCGCGCGATCGCCACCCTGCTCGTGCTCTCCAGCTGGCGCCTGGCCGTCTTCACCCGCCTGGCCCACAGCAAGGACCCCGTGCTCTCCGCGATCGCCGCCAAGGGCGTGAACGAACTCGCCTACCACCGCGAGTACGCCGTGTCCTGGGCCCTGCGCCTGGGCGACGGAACCCCCTACTCCAACGAGCGCATGCGCGAGGCCCTCGCCCACGTGTGGCCGCTGACCGGCGAGCTGTTCGCCACCCACCCCGTGGAGGCCGCCCTGGCCGCGCAGGGCGTGGGCGTGGACCCGGCCTCGGTGCGCGAGGAGGTCCACGAGGTCCTCACCCAGGTACTGACCGCCGCGACCCTGGCCGCCCCGGAGCCCTTCCCCGAGAGCGCGGTCGCCGGACGCGAGGGCAGGCACACCAGCGAACTCGCCCCGCTGTTGGAGGAACTCCAGCGCGTGGCCCGGGAGCACCCGGAGGCGACATGGTAA
- a CDS encoding IS110 family transposase, with amino-acid sequence MVTVGIDPHKDMHQAVALAQDGTRLGRAKKVQTGPEALGQLLTWIRALAGNGPVLWAIEGGPGLGRAIADALLGAGQEVVWVPPRAMAAHRKLSGPVGAKSDVIDAVAIARAALATPDLARHRIDPQVRQVRALVGLRQNLTDQRVALTNRVLAAVHIELDHRLGKGR; translated from the coding sequence ATGGTGACAGTGGGTATCGACCCGCACAAGGACATGCACCAAGCCGTCGCGCTGGCCCAGGACGGCACCCGCCTGGGCAGGGCCAAGAAGGTCCAGACGGGCCCCGAGGCCCTGGGCCAGCTCTTGACCTGGATCCGCGCCCTGGCCGGAAACGGCCCGGTGCTGTGGGCCATCGAGGGCGGCCCCGGGCTGGGCCGGGCCATCGCTGACGCCCTGCTGGGAGCGGGCCAGGAAGTGGTGTGGGTGCCGCCGCGCGCCATGGCCGCCCACCGCAAGCTGAGCGGGCCGGTGGGCGCCAAGTCCGACGTGATCGACGCGGTGGCCATCGCGCGTGCGGCCCTGGCCACCCCTGACCTGGCCCGCCACCGGATCGACCCGCAGGTGCGGCAGGTGCGTGCGCTGGTGGGCCTGCGCCAGAATCTGACCGATCAGCGTGTGGCCCTGACCAACCGGGTGCTGGCGGCGGTGCACATCGAGTTGGACCACCGCCTGGGCAAGGGGCGTTGA
- a CDS encoding thiolase family protein, giving the protein MSDVYVVDGVRTPQGRYGGALAAVRPDDLAARVVSEVVRRAGVPGDVVDEVILGAANQAGEDNRNVARMAALLAGLDPKVPGYTVNRLCASGLTAVSSAAQAIRAGEADVIVAGGVESMTRAPWVMAKPGTPWAKPGEVADTSLGWRFTNPRFAAADAKVTDGAAPDELRYTLSMGETAEEVAILEGLTREECDAFALRSHERAIAAAEAGRFADEIVPVTVHGRKGQTHEVTEDEGPRPGSTMESLGKLRPVFRQGGIVTAGNSSSLSDGASALVLASAEAVREYNLTPRARVVASASAGVDPQVMGLGPVPATQKALGRAGWKLDEVGAVELNEAFAAQSLGVMRQLGLDESRVNADGGAIALGHPLGSSGARILVTLMNRMEREDAQRGLATLCVGVGQGTALLVERP; this is encoded by the coding sequence GTGAGCGACGTCTACGTGGTCGACGGGGTGCGCACCCCTCAGGGCCGTTACGGGGGCGCCCTCGCGGCCGTCCGTCCCGACGACCTCGCCGCCCGGGTCGTGTCCGAGGTGGTCCGCCGCGCCGGAGTCCCCGGTGACGTCGTGGACGAGGTCATCCTCGGCGCCGCCAACCAGGCCGGTGAGGACAACCGCAACGTGGCCCGCATGGCCGCCCTGCTGGCCGGACTGGACCCCAAGGTCCCCGGCTACACCGTCAACCGGCTGTGCGCCAGCGGCCTGACCGCCGTCTCCTCGGCCGCGCAGGCCATCCGCGCCGGTGAGGCCGACGTGATCGTCGCCGGCGGCGTGGAGTCCATGACCCGCGCCCCCTGGGTGATGGCCAAGCCCGGCACCCCTTGGGCCAAGCCGGGCGAGGTCGCCGACACCTCCCTGGGCTGGCGCTTCACCAACCCGCGCTTCGCCGCGGCCGACGCGAAGGTCACCGACGGCGCAGCTCCCGACGAGCTGCGCTACACGCTGTCCATGGGCGAGACCGCCGAGGAGGTCGCCATCCTGGAGGGTCTCACCCGCGAGGAGTGCGACGCCTTCGCACTGCGCAGCCACGAGCGCGCTATCGCCGCCGCCGAGGCGGGCCGCTTCGCCGACGAGATCGTCCCGGTCACCGTGCACGGCCGCAAGGGCCAGACCCACGAGGTCACCGAGGACGAGGGCCCGCGCCCCGGCTCCACCATGGAGAGCCTGGGCAAGCTCCGCCCGGTCTTCCGCCAGGGCGGCATCGTCACCGCCGGTAACTCCTCCTCGCTCTCCGACGGCGCCTCCGCGCTGGTCCTGGCCAGCGCCGAGGCCGTGCGCGAGTACAACCTCACCCCCCGCGCCCGGGTGGTCGCCTCCGCCTCCGCCGGGGTTGATCCACAGGTCATGGGCCTGGGTCCGGTCCCGGCCACCCAGAAGGCCCTGGGTCGTGCCGGGTGGAAGCTGGACGAGGTCGGCGCGGTCGAGCTCAACGAGGCCTTCGCCGCCCAGTCACTGGGCGTGATGCGCCAGCTCGGCCTGGACGAGTCCCGGGTCAACGCCGACGGCGGCGCCATCGCCCTGGGCCACCCGCTCGGTTCCTCCGGCGCCCGCATCCTGGTCACGCTGATGAACCGCATGGAGCGCGAGGACGCCCAGCGCGGCCTGGCCACCCTGTGCGTGGGCGTGGGTCAGGGCACCGCACTCCTGGTGGAGCGCCCGTGA
- a CDS encoding enoyl-CoA hydratase/isomerase family protein: MSQYSETHDPETRFETLGVEWREDRVVVELRRPEARNAINAEMIAELHQVCARIEADPKPLLLTGHGTVFAGGADISELRERGRDQALAGINSRLFERLHRLQAPTVAAVDGFALGGGAELSYACDIRIATPTAVFAQPEPGLGIIAGAGACWRLKELVGTSVAKQVLIGGFKLDAEAALRHGLVAEIVPSEELRERAHGLIDRMAASSAMALRMTKMVLDADGVHPLADDLTQAVLFESADKHDRMTRFLERKKR, translated from the coding sequence GTGAGCCAGTACTCCGAGACCCACGACCCCGAAACCCGGTTCGAGACGCTCGGGGTCGAGTGGCGCGAGGACCGCGTGGTGGTCGAACTGCGCCGTCCCGAGGCCCGCAACGCCATCAACGCCGAGATGATCGCCGAGCTGCACCAGGTGTGCGCCCGGATCGAGGCCGACCCCAAGCCGCTGCTGCTCACCGGCCACGGCACCGTGTTCGCGGGCGGGGCCGACATCTCCGAACTGCGCGAACGCGGCCGCGATCAGGCCCTGGCCGGGATCAACAGTCGCCTGTTCGAGCGGTTGCACCGCCTCCAGGCGCCCACCGTGGCGGCGGTCGACGGCTTCGCGCTCGGCGGCGGCGCAGAGCTGTCCTACGCCTGCGACATCCGCATCGCCACCCCCACCGCCGTGTTCGCCCAGCCCGAGCCGGGCCTGGGCATCATCGCCGGGGCCGGGGCCTGCTGGCGCCTCAAGGAACTGGTCGGCACCTCGGTCGCCAAACAGGTGCTGATCGGCGGATTCAAGCTGGACGCCGAGGCCGCGCTGCGCCACGGCCTGGTCGCCGAGATCGTCCCGTCCGAGGAACTTCGTGAGCGCGCACACGGCCTGATCGACCGGATGGCCGCCTCCTCGGCGATGGCCCTGCGGATGACCAAGATGGTGCTGGACGCCGACGGCGTGCACCCGCTGGCCGACGACCTCACTCAGGCGGTGCTCTTCGAGAGTGCCGACAAGCACGACCGCATGACCCGTTTCCTGGAGAGGAAGAAGCGTTGA
- a CDS encoding 3-hydroxyacyl-CoA dehydrogenase family protein translates to MSSDSSAPGNTASGITPRGVPAVVAVIGGGTMGAGIVQQFLMAGAGVVLVEATAEAADAGRGRVGAGLDKARERGKIDAEPAAYLARLSTVTDAADIPADAGLVVEAVPEKPELKLAVLTAAEAAVGEDTVLASNTSSLSVTELAAALKRPARFLGTHFFNPVPASKLVEIVTAPETDPAVLETVRGWVGALGKTEIVVRDAPGFATSRLGVMLGLEAIRMVEEGVASPADIDTAMELGYRHPMGPLKLTDLVGLDVRLAIAEYLATELGDRFSPPELLRRKVAEGKLGRKSGEGFHIWDKG, encoded by the coding sequence TTGAGCTCCGACAGCAGCGCCCCCGGCAACACCGCCTCCGGCATCACCCCGCGGGGTGTGCCCGCCGTCGTCGCCGTCATCGGCGGCGGCACCATGGGCGCCGGTATCGTCCAGCAGTTCCTGATGGCCGGGGCGGGCGTGGTGCTGGTCGAGGCCACCGCCGAGGCCGCCGACGCCGGTCGCGGCCGGGTCGGCGCCGGTCTGGACAAGGCCCGCGAGCGCGGCAAGATCGACGCCGAACCCGCCGCCTACCTCGCCCGCCTGAGCACCGTCACCGACGCCGCGGACATCCCGGCCGACGCAGGTCTGGTCGTGGAGGCCGTCCCGGAGAAGCCCGAACTCAAGCTCGCGGTGCTCACCGCCGCCGAGGCCGCCGTGGGCGAGGACACCGTCCTGGCCTCCAACACCAGCTCGCTGTCGGTCACCGAGCTGGCCGCCGCGCTCAAGCGCCCCGCCCGCTTCCTGGGCACCCACTTCTTCAACCCGGTCCCCGCCTCCAAGCTCGTGGAGATCGTGACCGCCCCCGAGACCGACCCCGCCGTCCTGGAAACGGTGCGCGGCTGGGTCGGCGCCCTGGGCAAGACCGAGATCGTGGTGCGCGACGCCCCCGGTTTCGCCACCAGCCGCCTCGGCGTCATGCTGGGTCTGGAGGCCATCCGCATGGTCGAGGAGGGCGTCGCCTCGCCCGCCGACATCGACACCGCCATGGAGCTCGGCTACCGCCACCCGATGGGCCCGCTCAAGCTCACCGACCTGGTCGGACTCGACGTGCGCCTGGCCATCGCCGAGTACCTGGCCACCGAACTGGGGGACCGGTTCTCGCCGCCCGAGCTCCTGCGCCGTAAGGTCGCCGAGGGCAAGCTCGGCCGCAAGAGCGGCGAGGGCTTCCACATCTGGGACAAGGGATAA
- a CDS encoding nucleotidyltransferase domain-containing protein encodes MKHSTEEFARIAEQGTVLRCQVGSGVHGLSLDGQNDRDEMGVCVEPPEYVIGLRAFEQYIYRSQPEHTRSGFGDLDLTVYSLRKWTRLALEGNPTVLLPLFVPDHEIVTVTPVGRDLRANAERFLSRRAGERFLGYLRAQRDRMAGTRGGKHTNRPELVEQHGFDTKYAYHMVRLGLQGVELLETGNLTLPMPEPDRAWLLALRRGEHSRDDALTRAKELETRLEELCRTSHLPEHPDTDWADRWLVRAYQQFWNES; translated from the coding sequence GTGAAGCACTCCACCGAGGAGTTCGCCCGCATCGCCGAGCAGGGCACCGTGCTGCGCTGCCAGGTCGGCTCCGGTGTGCACGGCCTCAGCCTCGACGGCCAGAACGACCGCGACGAGATGGGCGTGTGCGTCGAACCGCCCGAGTACGTCATCGGTCTACGCGCCTTCGAGCAGTACATCTACCGCAGCCAGCCCGAACACACCCGGTCGGGCTTCGGTGACCTGGACCTGACCGTCTACTCACTGCGCAAGTGGACCCGTCTGGCGCTGGAGGGCAACCCCACCGTCCTGCTGCCGCTCTTCGTCCCCGACCACGAGATCGTCACCGTCACCCCCGTCGGCCGCGACCTGCGCGCCAACGCCGAGCGCTTCCTCTCCCGCAGGGCGGGCGAGCGCTTCCTCGGTTACCTGCGCGCCCAGCGCGACCGCATGGCGGGAACCCGCGGCGGCAAGCACACCAACCGCCCCGAACTGGTGGAACAGCACGGCTTCGACACCAAGTACGCCTACCACATGGTCCGGCTGGGCCTTCAGGGCGTGGAGCTGCTGGAGACCGGAAACCTCACCCTGCCCATGCCCGAACCCGACCGTGCGTGGCTGCTCGCCCTGCGCCGCGGCGAGCACAGCCGCGACGACGCGCTGACCCGGGCCAAGGAGCTGGAGACCCGGCTGGAGGAGCTGTGCCGGACCTCCCACCTGCCTGAGCACCCCGACACCGACTGGGCCGACCGTTGGCTGGTGCGGGCCTATCAACAGTTCTGGAACGAGAGCTGA
- the paaB gene encoding 1,2-phenylacetyl-CoA epoxidase subunit PaaB: protein MSRNDNAAPARPEWPLYEVFVRGKRGLNHVHVGSLHAPDEVMALHNARNLYTRRNEGVSIWVVLAENITASSPDEKDPYFEPSGDKVYRHPTFYPIPEDVPHI, encoded by the coding sequence ATGAGCAGGAACGACAACGCGGCCCCGGCCCGCCCCGAGTGGCCCCTCTACGAGGTCTTCGTCCGCGGCAAGCGCGGCCTGAACCACGTGCACGTGGGCTCGCTGCACGCACCCGACGAGGTCATGGCGCTGCACAACGCCCGCAACCTCTACACCCGCCGCAACGAGGGCGTGAGCATCTGGGTCGTGCTCGCCGAGAACATCACCGCGTCCAGCCCGGACGAGAAGGACCCCTACTTCGAGCCCAGCGGTGACAAGGTCTACCGCCACCCGACCTTCTACCCCATCCCCGAGGACGTCCCGCACATCTAG
- a CDS encoding transposase, producing the protein MRALVEGAELDEVARWVLLEQLEEIHTLFVRVVEVERRLKELVEPLAPNLLGIRGVGVVWAAVLLSQVGDVSRFATSAKMARWAGSAPIPVFSSGRDRHRLHRGGNRQVNRALHSIGVVQVRLGEPAREFVRSREEAKGTKGAYRALKRHLADVVYRAMVADQVVRGRAEVSLQPAT; encoded by the coding sequence GTGCGTGCTCTGGTGGAGGGGGCCGAGCTGGACGAGGTGGCGCGGTGGGTGCTGCTGGAGCAGCTGGAGGAGATCCACACCCTGTTCGTGCGTGTTGTTGAGGTGGAGCGGCGTCTCAAGGAGCTGGTGGAGCCGTTGGCGCCGAACTTGTTGGGGATTCGTGGTGTGGGTGTGGTCTGGGCTGCGGTGTTGCTCTCGCAGGTGGGGGATGTGTCGCGGTTTGCGACCTCGGCGAAGATGGCGCGGTGGGCGGGGAGCGCGCCGATTCCGGTGTTTTCCTCGGGGCGGGATCGGCATCGGTTGCACCGGGGTGGGAACCGGCAGGTGAACCGGGCGTTGCACTCGATCGGGGTGGTTCAGGTCCGGTTGGGTGAGCCGGCTCGGGAGTTCGTGCGTTCCCGGGAGGAGGCCAAGGGCACCAAGGGTGCGTATCGGGCTTTGAAGCGGCATTTGGCGGATGTGGTGTATCGGGCGATGGTCGCTGATCAAGTGGTGAGAGGGCGGGCTGAGGTCTCTCTTCAGCCCGCCACTTGA
- the paaK gene encoding phenylacetate--CoA ligase PaaK: protein MASQDTTTQSAGTALQQRLGQAPAPESLDPAERMSVDELRALQFERLRWTLEHAYTNVPLYKRKFDEAGVRPEDLKTLEDIALFPHTTKADLRDNYPFGMFAVPQEQVSRIHASSGTTGKPTVVGYTREDIDTWATVVARSIRAAGGRPGHKVHVSYGYGLFTGGLGAHYGAEKLGCTVIPASGGQTAKQVQLIQDFQPEIIMITPSYMLTLLDEFERQGIDPRTTSLKTGIFGAEPWTEKMRLEIEERFDINAMDIYGLSEVMGPGVANECVETKDGLHVWEDHFYPEVLDPVTQDVLPDGENGELVFTSLTKQAMPVIRYRTRDLTTLRPGTARPMRRMDKVTGRSDDMIILRGVNVFPTQIEEIVLGLDGLAPHFQLVLTKEGRLDRMAVRVEAAPDCTADRRVMLSKEITATVKDRVGVSVTVDVVDPERIERSVGKFRRIIDQRPRG, encoded by the coding sequence ATGGCAAGCCAGGACACCACCACGCAGTCGGCCGGTACCGCCCTCCAGCAGCGTCTGGGACAGGCTCCCGCCCCCGAGTCCCTGGACCCGGCCGAGCGCATGAGTGTCGACGAACTGCGCGCCCTCCAGTTCGAGCGCCTGCGCTGGACCCTGGAGCACGCCTACACGAACGTGCCCCTGTACAAGCGCAAGTTCGACGAGGCCGGTGTGCGCCCCGAGGACCTGAAGACCCTCGAGGACATCGCCCTCTTCCCGCACACCACCAAGGCCGACCTGCGCGACAACTACCCCTTCGGGATGTTCGCGGTCCCCCAGGAACAGGTCAGCCGCATCCACGCCTCCAGCGGCACCACCGGCAAGCCCACCGTCGTCGGCTACACCCGTGAGGACATCGACACCTGGGCCACCGTCGTGGCCCGTTCGATCCGCGCCGCGGGCGGCCGCCCCGGCCACAAGGTGCACGTCTCCTACGGCTACGGCCTGTTCACCGGCGGCCTGGGCGCCCACTACGGCGCCGAGAAGCTCGGCTGCACGGTCATCCCGGCCTCCGGCGGGCAGACCGCCAAGCAGGTCCAGCTCATCCAGGACTTCCAGCCCGAGATCATCATGATCACGCCCAGCTACATGCTGACCCTGCTGGACGAGTTCGAGCGCCAGGGCATCGACCCGCGCACGACCTCCCTGAAGACCGGGATCTTCGGTGCCGAACCCTGGACCGAGAAGATGCGCCTGGAGATCGAGGAGCGCTTCGACATCAACGCCATGGACATCTACGGCCTCTCCGAGGTCATGGGGCCGGGCGTGGCCAACGAGTGCGTGGAGACCAAGGACGGCCTGCACGTCTGGGAGGACCACTTCTACCCCGAGGTGCTCGACCCCGTCACCCAGGACGTGCTGCCCGACGGCGAGAACGGCGAGCTGGTCTTCACCTCGCTGACCAAGCAGGCCATGCCGGTCATCCGCTACCGCACCCGCGACCTGACCACCCTGCGCCCGGGCACCGCCCGCCCGATGCGCCGTATGGACAAGGTCACCGGCCGCAGCGACGACATGATCATCCTGCGCGGGGTCAACGTCTTCCCGACCCAGATCGAGGAGATCGTCCTGGGCCTGGACGGGCTCGCCCCGCACTTCCAGCTGGTGCTCACCAAGGAGGGCCGCCTGGACCGCATGGCCGTGCGCGTGGAGGCCGCCCCGGACTGCACCGCCGACCGCCGGGTGATGCTGAGCAAGGAGATCACCGCGACGGTCAAGGACCGCGTCGGTGTGAGCGTGACCGTGGACGTCGTCGACCCCGAGCGGATCGAGCGCTCGGTCGGCAAGTTCCGCCGCATCATCGACCAGCGCCCCAGGGGCTGA
- a CDS encoding SAM-dependent methyltransferase, with translation MPPENPEIPEPKIDTSVPHNARIWNYWLGGKDNYPVDREMGEQIRSFFPEIVDNAIADRAFLVRTVTYLAQEKGIRQFLDIGTGLPTHNNTHEVAQAVASDARVVYADNDPLVLAHARALLTGSEQGATDYVDADLRDPDAILAAAAKTLDLSRPVALMLLGVVNFVADDAEVRSVLDRLLGALAPGSYLVVSHPTDDIDNERAHQVAAAWNEKGTPKLTIRSAAGIEALFDGLELLEPGVVSCSLWRPEAAEVGSIRPVAEYGGVARKA, from the coding sequence GTGCCCCCCGAGAACCCCGAGATCCCCGAACCGAAGATCGACACCTCCGTCCCGCACAACGCCAGGATCTGGAACTACTGGCTGGGCGGCAAGGACAACTACCCGGTCGACCGGGAGATGGGCGAGCAGATCCGCTCGTTCTTCCCCGAGATCGTCGACAACGCGATCGCCGACCGCGCCTTCCTGGTCCGCACCGTCACCTACCTGGCCCAGGAGAAGGGGATCCGGCAGTTCCTGGACATCGGTACGGGGCTGCCCACCCACAACAACACCCACGAGGTCGCCCAGGCGGTGGCCTCCGACGCGCGCGTGGTGTACGCGGACAACGACCCGCTGGTCCTCGCACACGCCCGGGCCCTTCTCACCGGCTCCGAACAGGGTGCCACCGACTACGTCGACGCCGACCTGCGCGACCCCGACGCCATTCTGGCCGCGGCCGCCAAAACCCTGGACCTGAGCCGACCGGTGGCCCTGATGCTGCTGGGCGTGGTCAACTTCGTGGCTGACGACGCCGAGGTGCGATCGGTCCTGGACCGCCTGCTGGGGGCGCTCGCACCCGGCAGCTACCTGGTGGTCTCCCATCCCACCGACGACATCGACAACGAACGCGCGCACCAGGTGGCCGCGGCGTGGAACGAGAAGGGCACCCCCAAGCTCACCATCCGTTCGGCAGCGGGCATCGAGGCTCTCTTCGACGGCCTGGAGCTGTTGGAACCGGGCGTTGTCTCCTGCTCGCTGTGGCGTCCGGAAGCGGCTGAGGTCGGCAGCATCCGCCCGGTCGCCGAGTACGGCGGGGTGGCCCGCAAGGCCTAG
- the paaA gene encoding 1,2-phenylacetyl-CoA epoxidase subunit PaaA: MSTTAQEAPPGADEALQAEFDARIAANQRIEPRDWMPEAYRRTLIRQISQHAHSEIIGMQPEGDWIATAPSLRRKAILLAKVQDEAGHGLYLYAAAETLGVDRGDLTERLIEGRQKYSSIFNYPSLSYADVGVIGWLVDGAAICNQVPLCRTSFGPYARAMVRICKEESFHQRQGYELLMRMMEGTEGQRKMVQDAVDRWWWPSLMMFGPPDADSPNTRQSMTWGIKIDTNDDLRQKFVDMTVPQAEKLGVTLPDPELVWNAERGQHDFGEPDWNELKQVISGAGPKNAERVTRRRAAHEKGAWVREAATAYAEKQQKKSAQEAAA; the protein is encoded by the coding sequence ATGTCGACCACGGCCCAGGAAGCGCCCCCCGGCGCCGACGAGGCACTCCAGGCGGAATTCGACGCCCGGATCGCCGCCAACCAGCGCATCGAGCCGCGTGACTGGATGCCCGAGGCCTACCGCAGGACCCTCATCCGCCAGATCTCCCAGCACGCGCACTCGGAGATCATCGGGATGCAGCCCGAGGGCGACTGGATCGCGACCGCGCCCAGCCTGCGCCGCAAGGCCATCCTGCTGGCCAAGGTCCAGGACGAGGCCGGGCACGGCCTGTACCTGTACGCGGCCGCCGAGACCCTCGGCGTGGACCGGGGCGACCTCACCGAGCGGCTGATCGAGGGCCGCCAGAAGTACTCCTCGATCTTCAACTACCCCTCGCTGAGCTACGCCGACGTCGGCGTCATCGGCTGGCTGGTCGACGGCGCCGCGATCTGCAACCAGGTACCGCTGTGCCGAACCTCCTTCGGCCCCTACGCCCGCGCCATGGTGCGCATCTGCAAGGAGGAGTCCTTCCACCAGAGGCAGGGCTACGAGCTGCTGATGCGCATGATGGAGGGCACCGAGGGCCAGCGGAAGATGGTCCAGGACGCCGTCGACCGCTGGTGGTGGCCGTCCCTGATGATGTTCGGCCCGCCCGACGCCGACTCGCCCAACACTCGGCAGTCCATGACCTGGGGCATCAAGATCGACACCAACGACGACCTGCGCCAGAAGTTCGTCGACATGACCGTCCCCCAGGCCGAGAAGCTGGGCGTCACCCTGCCCGACCCCGAGCTGGTCTGGAACGCCGAGCGCGGTCAGCACGACTTCGGCGAGCCCGACTGGAACGAGCTCAAGCAGGTCATCTCCGGCGCCGGTCCCAAGAACGCCGAGCGCGTCACCCGCAGGCGCGCCGCCCACGAGAAGGGCGCGTGGGTCCGCGAGGCCGCCACCGCCTACGCCGAGAAGCAGCAGAAGAAGAGCGCCCAGGAGGCCGCCGCATGA